A section of the Triticum dicoccoides isolate Atlit2015 ecotype Zavitan chromosome 7A, WEW_v2.0, whole genome shotgun sequence genome encodes:
- the LOC119331580 gene encoding protein MEI2-like 2, protein MDRSPAPLSPPGFAVPLAVKKRQQAAPGYSSSSSPWGVPPAPPLTNNNPNPPNGLRAGDTSIFSTSLPVLPHEKLNFPDSAHGTPSMDDASAKLKEFDDDPQGNDYPFDFDLRQIDDLLPDEDELFAGITNEIEPAGQTNPAEELEEFDVFGSGGGMELDSDPLDSITAGLGNASIGDGIRANGVNNNFGLSNSPGAVAGEHPLGEHPSRTLFVRNINSNVEDSELRSLFEQFGDIRTLYTATKHRGFVMISYFDIRAARGAMRSLQNKPLRRRKLDIHFSIPKENPSDKDLNQGTLVIFNLDPSVSNEEVRQIFGTYGEVKEIRETPNKKHHKFIEFYDVRAAEAALRSLNKSEIAGKRIKLEPSRPGGTRRSLVQHLGHELEDEPRGYRHSHVGSPMANSPPGAWAQYGSPTDNNLLHAFSNSPTGNGMSPIGMSPSMMSNALKIAPIGKDNNWSKYDQVFSNSNQSLGAAFQHSQSYQDRKSDHMSSSPGTLTGPEFLWGSPKPYPEHSQSSSMWRPPPVGHAMSSSSRPQGQGFLYGSRQASLFGSLDQNRHHVGSAPSGAPFESHFGFLPESPETSFMNQVRFANMGNIGGANRNGGSLMLNMASRASLNPVSALSGSLTDNNSTNFRPVPSPRLGQPPFFGNTTYQGPGYYGLDSSTIERGRNRRVDSSAFQADSKKQYQLDLDKIRKGEDTRTTLMIKNIPNKYTSKMLLAAIDELHKGTYDFFYLPIDFKNKCNVGYAFINMISPVHIVSFYQAFNGKKWEKFNSEKVASLAYGRIQGRNALISHFQNSSLMNEDKRCRPILFHSNGPETGNQEPFPNGICIHMPLDGGAGSSKEPLGFEEDDNPNEIKISGEKSMVGSL, encoded by the exons ATGGACCGATCGCCGGCACCTCTCAGCCCACCAG GTTTCGCTGTGCCGCTCGCCGTCAAGAAGCGGCAGCAGGCGGCGCCGggctacagcagcagcagcagcccgtGGGGAGTCCCTCCGGCGCCGCCCCTGACAAACAACAACCCCAACCCGCCCAATGGCCTCAGAGCCGGCGACACCAGCATCTTCTCCACCTCGCTGCCCGTTCTGCCGCACGAAAAAT TGAACTTTCCTGACTCCGCACATGGCACCCCTTCGATGGACGACGCATCTGCTAAACTGAAAGAATTCGACGATGATCCTCAGGGGAACGACTACCCGTTTGACTTTGATCTGCGGCAGATCGACGACCTGCTGCCCGATGAGGATGAGCTTTTCGCTGGGATCACGAATGAGATCGAGCCGGCAGGGCAGACTAACCCCGCGGAGGAACTGGAGGAGTTTGATGTCTTTGGAAGTGGAGGGGGAATGGAGCTGGACTCGGACCCTCTGGACAGCATCACAGCTGGTCTGGGGAATGCAAGCATAGGCGATGGGATCAGGGCCAATGGGGTAAACAACAATTTCGGTCTGTCAAACAGTCCTGGAGCTGTGGCTGGGGAGCATCCGCTGGGGGAGCACCCTTCCAGGACATTGTTCGTGAGGAACATTAACAGTAACGTCGAGGACTCTGAACTGCGCTCTCTCTTTGAG CAATTTGGGGATATCCGGACCCTCTACACCGCAACGAAGCATAGGGGCTTTGTAATGATATCTTATTTTGATATCCGAGCTGCGCGTGGTGCGATGCGTTCGCTGCAGAATAAGCCTCTGAGGAGGAGAAAGCTTGACAttcatttttctatcccaaag GAGAATCCATCTGACAAAGATTTAAACCAGGGGACACTTGTTATCTTTAACTTGGATCCGTCAGTTTCTAATGAAGAGGTTCGCCAGATTTTCGGAACTTATGGGGAAGTAAAGGAG ATAAGAGAGACGCCTAACAAAAAGCACCATAAGTTTATTGAGTTCTACGATGTTAGGGCGGCAGAAGCTGCTCTTCGGTCACTGAATAAGAGTGAGATTGCTGGAAAACGTATCAAGTTGGAGCCAAGTCGTCCTGGTGGAACACGCAGAAG CTTGGTGCAACACCTTGGTCATGAACTAGAAGATGAACCCAGAGGTTATAGGCATTCTCACGTCGGATCGCCTATGGCTAACTCTCCTCCAG GGGCATGGGCTCAGTATGGTAGCCCAACCGACAACAATTTGCTGCATGCATTCAGCAATTCACCTACTGGAAACGGAATGAGCCCTATCGGAATGTCcccctcaatgatgtcaaatgctctGAAGATTGCACCAATTGGGAAGGACAACAACTGGTCTAAATATGATCAAGTATTCTCAAACAGCAACCAGTCCCTCGGCGCTGCGTTTCAGCACTCACAGTCATACCAAGATCGCAAAAGTGACCATATGAGCTCGAGTCCTGGGACATTAACAGGGCCTGAGTTTCTGTGGGGCAGCCCAAAGCCTTATCCGGAGCATTCCCAGTCCTCATCAATGTGGCGTCCACCACCAGTTGGTCATGCAATGTCATCTAGTAGCCGCCCTCAAGGTCAGGGCTTCCTGTATGGTAGTCGCCAGGCTTCATTGTTCGGATCTTTGGATCAAAACCGTCATCATGTTGGGTCTGCCCCTTCAGGAGCTCCGTTTGAGAGCCACTTCGGATTTTTGCCTGAATCGCCCGAGACATCGTTTATGAATCAAGTTAGGTTTGCAAATATGGGGAACATTGGCGGTGCTAACCGAAACGGGGGAAGCCTCATGCTGAACAtggcttctcgtgcttccttgaatCCTGTCTCTGCTCTAAGTGGAAGCCTGACAGATAATAACTCTACTAACTTCAGACCAGTACCATCGCCAAGACTTGGGCAACCACCATTCTTTGGGAACACCACATATCAAGGACCTGGTTATTATGgacttgacagctccaccattGAGCGTGGTCGTAACCGCAGAGTTGACAGCAGCGCGTTCCAGGCAGATAGCAAGAAGCAGTATCAGCTTGATTTGGACAAGATCCGTAAAGGGGAGGATACTCGGACAACATTGATGATTAAAAACATTCCAAACAA GTACACATCCAAGATGCTTTTGGCTGCAATCGATGAGCTCCACAAAGGAACATATGACTTCTTCTACCTGCCAATTGATTTCAAG AACAAATGCAATGTTGGTTATGCGTTCATTAACATGATATCCCCTGTGCACATTGTATCTTTCTACCAG GCTTTCAATGGGAAGAAGTGGGAGAAATTTAACAGCGAGAAAGTAGCGTCATTGGCTTATGGTAGGATCCAgggaaggaacgcactaatctcacATTTCCAGAATTCAAGTTTGATGAACGAGGACAAGAGATGCCGCCCCATTCTTTTTCATTCCAATGGACCAGAGACTGGAAATCAG GAACCATTCCCAAATGGGATATGCATCCACATGCCTCTGGATGGTGGGGCAGGCTCCAGCAAGGAGCCCCTCGGCTTTGAAGAGGACGACAATCCCAACGAGATCAAGATATCCGGGGAGAAATCCATGGTGGGGAGTTTGTAG